One stretch of Toxoplasma gondii ME49 chromosome XI, whole genome shotgun sequence DNA includes these proteins:
- a CDS encoding Rab6 (encoded by transcript TGME49_310460~Product name based on PMID:12468555.), which translates to MAEATVAGLNKYKLVFLGEQAVGKTSIITRFMYDTFDNNYQATIGIDFLSKTLYLEDRTVRLQLWDTAGQERFRSLIPSYIRDSSAAVVVYDITNRASFLNTTKWIEDVRAERGNDVIISLVGNKTDLADRRQVSYEEGRQKAQEHDIMFVETSAKAGYNIKNLFRKLASALPGLETQQTASDAQMVDVQLNATPQQQDLTSKTSSCSC; encoded by the exons ATGGCGGAGGCGACAG TTGCGGGGTTGAACAAATACAAACTTGTTTTCCTCGGCGAACAAGCCGTGGGCAAGACCTCCATCATCACTCGCTTCATGTACGACACCTTTGACAACAACTATCAG GCCACGATCGGCATCGACTTCTTGTCCAAAACTTTGTACCTGGAAGACAGAACTGTGCGTCTCCAGTTATGGGACACTGCGGGCCAAGAGCGCTTCCGGAGCTTGATTCCGTCTTATATTCGGGACTCGTCTGCCGCCGTGGTCGTGTACGACATCACAA accgAGCCTCGTTCCTCAATACAACCAAGTGGATCGAGGATGTCCGAGCAG AACGCGGAAATGATGTTATCATTTCTCTGGTCGGCAACAAGACTGACCTTGCAGACAGAAG aCAAGTATCCTACGAGGAGGGACGCCAGAAGGCCCAAGAG CACGACATTATGTTTGTCGAGACAAGTGCAAAGGCGGGCTACAACATCAAAAATCTTTTTCGGAAGCTG GCTTCGGCGCTGCCAGGCCTTGAAACGCAGCAAACCGCCAGCGACGCACAAA TGGTGGACGTACAGCTGAACGCAACTCCTCAGCAACAAGATCTGACGAGCAAGACTTCATCCTGCTCTTGCTGA
- a CDS encoding cytochrome C oxidase subunit IIb, putative (encoded by transcript TGME49_310470): protein MDVFRSFWNRRGAAPGGAATSSGRPAGCREENSSVLLQSLKANSQQKKGETPLQNVAAADYVTPQKYLDDPDKIPTYYVFQSNMVTDEDLLPGMLRNLEVDKRLTLPTRTHIRFLITATDVIHSWAVPALGIKADAIPGRLQRINTFIQREGVFYGQCSELCGALHGFMPIVIEAVSPETYAAHAKKWYKD, encoded by the coding sequence ATGGATGTTTTCCGGTCCTTCTGGAACCGGCGGGGTGCGGCCCCGGGGGGCGCCGCCACCAGCTCAGGTCGTCCCGCGGGATGCCGCGAGGAGAACTCGTCGGTTTTGCTGCAGTCTCTGAAGGCTAACTCTCAGCAGAAAAAGGGTGAAACGCCTCTGCAGAATGTGGCCGCTGCGGACTACGTGACGCCCCAGAAATACCTCGATGACCCGGACAAAATTCCCACCTACTACGTGTTCCAGTCTAACATGGTGACAGATGAGGATCTGTTGCCGGGAATGCTCCGCAATTTGGAAGTCGACAAACGCCTGACTTTGCCGACGCGTACGCACATTCGCTTTCTTATTACCGCCACAGACGTCATTCACTCCTGGGCTGTGCCTGCGCTAGGCATCAAGGCTGACGCCATCCCGGGTAGGCTGCAGCGAATCAACACTTTCatccagagagaaggcgtttTCTATGGACAGTGCTCAGAGCTCTGTGGAGCGCTCCACGGGTTCATGCCCATCGTCATCGAAGCCGTGAGCCCCGAAACCTacgcggcgcatgcaaagaagtGGTACAAAGACTGA